The following coding sequences lie in one Labrus bergylta chromosome 5, fLabBer1.1, whole genome shotgun sequence genomic window:
- the LOC109990357 gene encoding myosin heavy chain, fast skeletal muscle-like, producing the protein MGDAEMECFGAAAAFLRKPERERIEAQNTPFDAKSAYFVTEPAEMYLKGKLVKREGGKATVETLCGKTITVKDTEVFPMNPPKYDKIEDMAMMTHLSEPSVLYNLKERYAAWMIYTYSGLFCVTVNPYKWLPVYDSGVVQGYRGKKRIEAPPHIFSISDNAYQFMLTDRENQSILITGESGAGKTVNTKRVIQYFATIAVAGGKKVEQTGKIQGSLEDQIIAANPLLEAYGNAKTVRNDNSSRFGKFIRIHFGTTGKLASADIETYLLEKSRVTFQLSAERSYHIFYQLMTGHKPELIEALLITTNPYDYHMISQGEITVKSIDDIEEFIATDTAIDILGFTAEEKQGIYKLTGAVMHHGNMKFKQKQREEQAEPDGTEVADKISYLLGLNSADVLKALCYPRVKVGNEFVTKGQTVPQVNNSVSALCKSIYEKMFLWMVVRINEMLDTKQPRSYFIGVLDIAGFEIFDYNSLEQLCINFTNEKLQQFFNHHMFVLEQEEYKKEGIEWEFIDFGMDLAACIELIEKPMGIFSILEEECMFPKASDTTFKNKLYDQHLGKTKSFEKPKPAKGKAEAHFALVHYAGTVDYNITGWLDKNKDPLNDSVVQLYQKASNKLLCFLYASHASADAEAAGKKGAKKKGGSFQTVSALFRENLGKLMTNLRSTHPHFVRCLIPNESKTPGLMENFLVIHQLRCNGVLEGIRICRKGFPSRILYGDFKQRYKVLNASVIPEGQFIDNKKASEKLLGSIDVDHTQYKFGHTKVFFKAGLLGVLEEKRDEKLAQLVTMTQALCRGFLMRTEFVKMIERRDAIFTVQYNIRAFMNVKTWPWMKVYFKIKPLLKSAETEKEMAMMKEDFLKTKEDLTKALSKKKELEEKMVSLLQEKNDLLLQVQSESENLSDAEERCEGLIKAKIQLEAKLKETTERLEDEEEMNSELTAKKRKLEDECSELKKDIDDLELTLAKVEKEKHATENKVKNLTEEMASQDETVAKLTKEKKALQEAHQQTLDDLQAEEDKVNTLTKAKTKLEQQVDDLEGSLEQEKKLRMDLERAKRKLEGDLKLAQETVMDLENDKQQSDEKIKKKDFEISQLLGKIEDEQSLGIQLQKKIKELQARIEELEEEIEAERAARAKVEKQRSDLSRELEEISERLEEAGGATAAQIEMNKKREAEFQKLRRDLEESTLQHEATSAALRKKQADSVAELGEQIDNLQRVKQKLEKEKSEYKMEIDDLSSNMESIAKSKSNLEKLCRTVEDQLSELKNKNDENVRQLNDLSVQKARLQTENGECTRQLEEKEALVSQLTRGKQAYTQQIEELKRHVEEEVKAKNALAHAVQSSRHDCDLLREQFEEEQEAKAELQRSMSKANSEVAQWRSKYETDAIQRTEELEEAKKKLAQRLQDAEESIEAVNAKCASLEKTKQRLQGEVEDMMIDVERANALAASLDKKQRNFDKVLSEWKQKYEESQAELEGAQKEARSMSTELFKMKNSYEEALDQLETMKRENKNLQQEISDLTEQLGETGKAIHELEKGKKMVESEKTEIQTALEEAEATLEHEESKILRVQLELTQVKSEIDRKLAEKDEEIEQIKRNSQRVIESMQSNLDSEVRSRNDALRIKKKMEGDLNEMEIQLSHANRQAAESQKQLRNVQGQLKDAQLHLDDAIRGQEDMKEQVAMVERRNNLMLAEIEELRVALEQTERGRKVAEQELVDASERVGLLHSQNTSLLNTKKKLEGDLVQIQSEVEDAVQEARNAEEKAKKAITDAAMMAEELKKEQDTSAHLERMKKNLEVTVKDLQHRLDEAENLAMKGGKKQLQKLEARVRELEAEVEAEQRRGTDAIKGVRKYERRVKELTYQTEEDKKNVARLQDLVDKLQLKVKAYKRQAEEAEEQANTHLSRYRKVQHEMEEAQERADIAESQVNKLRAKSRDIGKGKESEE; encoded by the exons ATGGGGGACGCAGAAATGGAGTGTTTTGGTGCGGCGGCCGCTTTCCTCCGGAagccagaaagagagagaattgaAGCACAAAACACCCCCTTTGATGCTAAATCGGCGTACTTTGTGACCGAACCTGCAGAGATGTACCTCAAAGGGAAACTTGTAAAGAGAGAAGGTGGCAAAGCCACAGTGGAGACTCTCTGTGGAAAG ACAATCACTGTAAAAGACACAGAGGTCTTCCCCATGAACCCTCCAAAGTACGATAAGATTGAGGACATGGCCATGATGACCCACCTCAGTGAACCCTCTGTGCTGTATAACCTCAAAGAGCGCTATGCAGCATGGATGATCTAT ACCTACTCAGGGCtgttctgtgtgactgtgaaCCCCTACAAGTGGCTCCCAGTGTACGACTCAGGGGTTGTGCAAGGATACAGAGGCAAAAAGAGGATTGAGGCTCCACCCCACATCTTCTCCATCTCTGACAACGCTTATCAGTTCATGCTCACTG accGTGAGAATCAGTCTATCCTGATCAC TGGAGAATCTGGTGCAGGGAAGACTGTCAACACCAAACGTGTCATCCAGTACTTTGCTACAATCGCAGTGGCTGGAGGAAAGAAAGTGGAGCAGACTGGAAAAATACAG GGGTCTCTGGAAGATCAAATCATTGCAGCCAATCCCCTGCTGGAGGCTTATGGTAATGCCAAAACTGTGAGGAATGACAACTCATCCCGCTTT GGTAAATTTATTCGCATCCATTTTGGAACAACTGGAAAGCTGGCTTCAGCTGATATCGAAACGT ATCTGTTGGAGAAATCTCGAGTGACATTCCAGCTGTCTGCTGAGAGGAGCTACCACATCTTCTATCAGCTCATGACAGGTCACAAACCAGAGCTGATAG AGGCTCTCCTTATCACCACAAACCCGTATGACTACCACATGATCAGTCAGGGTGAAATCACGGTCAAGAGTATCGATGACATTGAAGAATTCATTGCAACCGAT ACTGCAATCGACATCCTTGGCTTCACTGCGGAGGAGAAACAAGGCATCTACAAGCTGACTGGAGCTGTGATGCATCATGGAAACATGAAGTTCAAGCAGAaacagcgtgaagagcaggctGAGCCGGATGGCACGGAGG ttgcTGATAAAATCTCTTACCTCTTGGGCCTGAACTCCGCTGACGTACTGAAGGCACTGTGCTATCCGAGGGTGAAAGTCGGAAACGAGTTTGTGACTAAGGGTCAGACTGTGCCTCAG GTCAACAATTCTGTCAGTGCTCTCTGCAAGTCTATCTATGAGAAAATGTTCTTGTGGATGGTGGTCAGAATTAATGAGATGTTGGATACCAAGCAGCCCAGAAGCTATTTCATCGGTGTCCTGGATATTGCTGGGTTTGAAATCTTTGAC TACAACAGCTTGGAGCAGCTGTGCATCAACTTCACCAATGAGAAACTGCAACAGTTTTTCAACCACCACATGTTTGTGCTGGAGCAAGAGGAGTACAAGAAAGAAGGAATTGAATGGGAGTTCATTGACTTTGGTATGGATCTGGCTGCATGCATTGAGCTGATTGAGAAG CCAATGGGCATCTTCTCCATCCTTGAAGAGGAGTGCATGTTCCCCAAGGCATCAGACACCACCTTCAAGAACAAACTGTATGACCAGCATCTTGGTAAAACCAAGTCTTTTGAGAAGCCAAAGCCAGCCAAAGGCAAGGCTGAGGCTCACTTTGCCCTGGTGCACTACGCTGGTACTGTTGATTACAACATCACCGGATGGCTCGACAAAAACAAAGACCCTCTGAACGACTCAGTGGTTCAGCTCTACCAGAAAGCATCAAACAAACTGCTGTGCTTTCTGTATGCATCACATGCATCAGCAGATG CTGAGGCTGCTGGAAAGAAAGGTGCCAAAAAGAAGGGTGGATCCTTTCAAACTGTGTCTGCATTGTTCAGA GAGAATTTGGGCAAGCTGATGACAAATTTGAGGAGCACACATCCTCATTTTGTGCGCTGCCTGATTCCAAATGAATCAAAGACACCTG GTCTCATGGAGAACTTCCTGGTCATCCATCAGCTGAGGTGTAACGGTGTGCTGGAAGGAATCAGGATCTGCAGGAAAGGTTTCCCGAGCAGAATCCTCTATGGTGACTTCAAGCAGAG atACAAAGTATTGAATGCTAGTGTCATCCCTGAGGGACAATTCATAGATAACAAGAAGGCGTCAGAGAAACTGCTGGGATCCATCGATGTGGACCACACACAGTACAAGTTCGGCCACACTAAG GTGTTCTTTAAAGCTGGTCTGCTGGGAGTTCTGGAAGAGAAAAGAGATGAGAAGCTGGCTCAGCTGGTCACAATGACTCAGGCTCTCTGCAGAGGTTTCCTCATGAGGACGGAGTTCGTAAAGATGATAGAGAGAAG AGATGCCATTTTCACCGTCCAGTACAACATCCGCGCATTCATGAATGTCAAAACATGGCCATGGATGAAGGTCTACTTCAAGATTAAGCCTCTGCTGAAGAGTGCAGAGACTGAAAAAGAAATGGCAATGATGAAAGAGgactttttaaaaaccaaagaGGACTTGACAAAGGCTCTTTCCAAAAAGAAGGAACTGGAGGAGAAGATGGTTTCTCTGCTACAGGAGAAAAATGATCTGTTGTTGCAAGTGCAATCT GAAAGTGAAAACCTCAGTGATGCAGAGGAAAGGTGTGAGGGGCTCATTAAAGCAAAAATCCAGCTCGAGGCCAAACTCAAAGAGACGACTGAGAGactggaggatgaggaggaaatgAATTCTGAGCtcacagcaaagaagaggaagCTGGAGGATGAGTGCTCTGAGTTGAAGAAGGACATTGATGACTTGGAGCTCACACTGGCAAAAGTGGAAAAGGAGAAACATGCCACTGAGAACAAG GTCAAAAACCTTACAGAAGAAATGGCATCTCAAGATGAGACTGTTGCCAAGTTGACGAAAGAGAAGAAAGCCCTCCAAGAGGCACATCAGCAGACCCTCGATGATCTGCAGGCAGAGGAAGACAAAGTCAACACTCTGACGAAGGCCAAAACCAAGTTAGAGCAACAAGTGGATGAT CTTGAAGGTTCTCTGGAGCAAGAGAAGAAGCTTCGTATGGATCTTGAGCGAGCAAAGAGGAAGCTTGAAGGAGATTTGAAACTGGCCCAGGAAACCGTCATGGATCTGGAGAATGACAAGCAGCAGTCtgatgagaaaataaagaa GAAGGACTTTGAGATAAGCCAGCTCCTGGGTAAGATCGAGGATGAGCAGAGTCTTGGAATCCAGCTCCAGAAAAAGATAAAGGAACTTCAG GCTCGGATTGAGGAGCTAGAAGAGGAGATCGAGGCTGAGCGTGCTGCTCGGGCCAAGGTGGAGAAGCAGAGGTCCGATCTCTCCAGGGAACTTGAAGAGATCAGCGAGAGGCTTGAAGAAGCCGGTGGAGCAACTGCAGCTCAGATTGAGATGAACAAAAAACGTGAAGCAGAGTTTCAGAAGCTGCGGCGTGACCTGGAAGAGTCCACCCTGCAGCACGAAGCCACTTCTGCAGCCCTCCGCAAGAAGCAGGCTGACAGCGTGGCGGAGCTGGGGGAACAGATCGATAACCTCCAGAGAGTCAAACAGAagctggagaaagagaagagtgaATACAAGATGGAGATTGATGACCTCAGTAGCAATATGGAATCCATTGCCAAATCAAAG TCAAACCTTGAAAAGCTGTGCAGAACAGTAGAAGATCAACTGAGTGAGCTGAAAAACAAGAATGACGAAAATGTTCGTCAACTAAATGATTTGAGTGTCCAAAAAGCAAGACTTCAAACTGAAAATG GTGAATGTACACgtcagctggaggagaaagaagCTCTGGTCTCTCAGCTGACAAGAGGAAAGCAGGCTTACACTCAGCAGATTGAGGAGCTGAAGAGGCACGTTGAAGAAGAAGTTAAG GCCAAGAATGCCCTGGCACATGCAGTCCAGTCATCCCGTCATGACTGcgatctgctcagagagcagtttgaagaggagcaggaagcTAAAGCTGAGCTGCAGCGTTCAATGTCCAAGGCTAACAGCGAGGTGGCTCAGTGGAGATCCAAATATGAGACTGATGCCATTCAGCGCActgaggagctggaggaggcaaA GAAAAAGCTCGCCCAGCGTCTTCAGGATGCAGAGGAGTCCATCGAGGCTGTGAATGCAAAATGTGCCTCTCTGGAAAAGACTAAACAGAGACTGCAGGGTGAAGTGGAGGACATGATGATTGATGTGGAGAGAGCTAATGCTCTAGCTGCTAGCCTGGACAAGAAGCAAAGGAACTTTGACAAG GTTCTGTCAGAGTGGAAGCAGAAGTATGAGGAGAGCCAAGCAGAGCTGGAAGGAGCTCAGAAGGAGGCTCGCTCAATGAGCACGGAGCTTTTCAAGATGAAGAATTCATATGAAGAAGCTCTGGACCAACTGGAGAccatgaagagagagaacaagaacCTCCAAC AGGAGATCTCAGACTTGACGGAACAGCTTGGTGAAACTGGAAAGGCCATCCATGAGCTTGAGAAGGGAAAGAAGATGGTGGAAAGTGAGAAGACAGAGATCCAGACTGCTCTAGAGGAGGCTGAG GCAACCCTGGAGCATGAGGAGTCCAAGATTCTCCGTGTTCAGCTGGAACTCACTCAAGTTAAGAGTGAGATTGACAGAAAACTTGCTGAGAAGGACGAGGAGATTGAGCAAATCAAGAGGAACAGCCAGAGAGTGATTGAGTCAATGCAGAGTAATTTGGATTCTGAGGTCAGGAGCAGAAATGATGCCCTGAGAATCaagaagaagatggagggaGACCTCAATGAGATGGAGATTCAGCTGAGCCATGCCAACCGGCAGGCAGCTGAATCCCAGAAACAGCTGAGGAACGTGCAGGGACAGCTGAAG GATGCCCAGCTTCACCTTGATGATGCTATCAGAGGTCAGGAGGACATGAAGGAGCAGGTTGCCATGGTGGAGCGTAGGAACAACCTGATGCTGGCTGAGATCGAGGAGCTGAGAGTTGCTCTGGAGCAGACTGAGAGAGGCCGCAAAGTAGCTGAACAGGAGCTGGTGGATGCCAGTGAGCGTGTGGGGCTGCTGCACTCTCAG AATACCAGCCTCTTAAACACCAAGAAGAAGTTGGAAGGCGATCTTGTCCAGATCCAGAGTGAAGTGGAAGATGCTGTACAGGAAGCTAGAAATGCTGAAGAAAAGGCCAAGAAGGCGATCACTGAT GCTGCCATGATGGCAGAAGAGCTGAAGAAGGAGCAGGACACCAGCGCTCATttggagaggatgaagaagaaccTGGAGGTGACAGTGAAGGACCTGCAGCATCGCCTTGATGAAGCGGAGAATCTGGCCATGAAGGGAGGCAAGAAGCAGCTCCAGAAACTGGAGGCTCGG GTGCGGGAGCTCGAAGCAGAGGTTGAAGCTGAGCAGAGACGAGGAACAGATGCTATCAAAGGTGTTCGTAAATATGAGAGAAGAGTGAAGGAGCTCACCTATCAG ACCGAGGAGGACAAGAAGAACGTTGCCCGACTTCAGGATCTGGTGGACAAGCTGCAGCTCAAAGTGAAGGCCTACAAGAGACAGGCTGAGGAGGCA GAGGAGCAGGCCAACACTCACCTGTCTAGGTACAGGAAGGTGCAACACGAGATGGAGGAGGCTCAGGAGCGTGCTGACATCGCAGAGTCCCAGGTCAACAAACTGAGGGCAAAGAGTCGGGACATTGGAAAA GGAAAGGAGTCTGAAGAATAA